DNA sequence from the Alkalilimnicola ehrlichii MLHE-1 genome:
CGGGGAGGCGGGCTAATGGTCATGTGCGCCGCCTGTAAGCACTTCCCTGGCAACGGCCAACTGTGTCCGAAGGCCAAGCGCCACGCCACGCACCACCCGCGCAAGTGTGACAAGTTCACCGGCCACCGTCTGAGCTTCGCGGTGCTGCAAGCCCGCTCCCTCGCCACGTTCGCCCGCCGCCGCCTGACCCCGGCCAGTTACCAGCGGGTATTGCGGGATGCGCACCGTCTGGCGGAAGAGGTGAGGCGATGAGCGCCGCCGCACTCAAGATAGAGCGCGACGAAAACGACGTGCGCAAGGACTTCACCCCGTCCGAGAAGGTCGCCATTGCCCAGCGGATTGAGGAGGCTATGGCGGGCCGGGTTGGCAATCCCCAATTCTGCAACACGTTGCAGAATTGGCAGAAGGCCCCCAAGGGCAACTCCCGAGACATCGCCCAGCGGATTGAGGAGGCGTTGGCGGGGCGTCAGGGTCAGCGGACAGACTTAGGCAACACGTTGCACAAGTCATCTCCGCAAGGGAAGACCCGCGACATCGCAGCCGACGCCGTGGGATGGTCTGGCGAGACCTACCGAAAAGCCAAGGCGGTGGTGGAGTCGGGAGACGGGGAGGCGATGCGATGACCAACATTGTCGAAGCCTTCACCGACCCGCAGTTGCTAGGCCAGTCGTTTGGCGAGGATACCCGCGAGGCTTGGCGTGCTGTCCTGTCAGGCGCGTTCGCCCTGCCGATGGATGATGACCGCCTTGCCCTGTTTAAGCGGCTGTCAGGCGACCGTGAGCCGCCTCAGCGGCAGGCGCGGGAGCTATGGGCCATTGCGGGCAGGCGCAGCGATAAGACCCATACCGCAGCCGGCATTGCGGTCTACCTGGCGACCATCGGGGCGGAGCTGGACGGCACCCTGGCCCGCCTGACCGCTGGCGAGCGTGGTGTGGTTCAGTTGCTTGCGGTGGATCGCCAACAGGCCAAGGTTGCGCTTGGGTACGTTCGCGGCCTGTTCGCTGATAGCCCGGTCATGTCCAGCCTGGTGGAGAAGGAGAACACCGAGGGCGTTTTGCTCCGCAACGGCGTATCTATTGAGGTGGCCACCAACAGTCACCGGGCCGTGCGTGGGCGCACTCTGCTGGCGGCCATTCTGGACGAATGCGCCTTCTTCAAGGATGAGGCGACCGCAACCCCCGATGTAGAGGTTTACCGCGCCCTGGTGCCTTCTCTGGCGACCACCGGGGGCATGCTTGTCGGCATTTCCAGCCCCTACGCCCGCCGGGGGCTGCTCTACAGCAAGTGGCGCAAGCACTACGGCAAGCCCGGTGATGTGCTGGTGGTGCAGGGCGGAACACTGGACTTCAACCCCACCCTTGATCCCCGCGTTATCGCGGAGGCGGAGCAGGATGACCCCGAGGCGGCCAAAGCCGAATGGCATGGGCAATTCCGTGCGGATGTTGAGGGTTTTGTAACACGCGAAGCCGTAGACGCCTGTACCGTGCCGGCCCGGATCGAGCTACCGCCGGTGGCTGGCGAGCGGTACACGGCGTTTGTGGACCCGTCTGGCGGCTCCAAGGATGCGTTCACGCTGGCGATCGCCCACCAGTCTGATGGTGTGGCCGTGGTCGACGCTATCCGCGCTCAGAAGCCCCCGTTCAGCCCGGAGGCGGTGGTTAAAGAGTTCGCCGGTCTGCTGAAGGAATACCGGATCAGCAAGGTGGTGGGCGACCGTTACGGCGGTGAGTTTCCGCGCGAGCTGTTCCGAAAACAGGGCATTGCCTACAAGCTATCTGATCGGCCTAAGTCTGACCTGTATCGTGACATGCTCCCGTTGCTCAATTCTGGGCGCGTGGAGTTGCTGGACAATGGCCGATTGCAAAACGAATTGACGAGCCTGGAGCGGCGCACCAGCCGCGCCGGGAAAGACTCAATAGACCACCCGCCAAATGGCACCGACGATGTGGTTAACGCGGTGGCCGGGTGTATAATTGAGGCAGCAAAACCCAAAGCCGTTCCCCGCGTGCGGCGGATGGGTGATTCGATCAGTTCCGGTTCCAATTCTGGTTCCAGCGTTCTGGATCGAATCGCGCAAGGTCAGAAAGCCAGCGGGAGGTTGGCGAGTACGCGCCGAAGTTTTCTGCGAGATGCAGACGGTTTCGGTTGATTGATGAAAGCGGGTTTTCACTTCAACCGAGGTAACGAGTTATGACGCATCAAGTGAAGGAAATGGTCGAGGGCGTGGCCCGAGACTTCGAGGGGTTTAAGTCCCGCCAGGATCAAGCCCTGTCCGACCTGGGCGAGCGCGTGAAGCGTGCCGAGACCCTGGCCGCCCGCAAGGTGGGCATGACCGTGGACAGCGGCGCAGGCATGGGGCCGGAGACCAAGGCGGTCCGTGAGTGGCTGCGTGGTGGCGACTTCGACCGCAAGGCCCTGAGCATCGAGGATGACGGCCAAGGCGTGACCGTGCGCAGCGATTGGGCGGATCAGATTTTCAAGCGCATTCGGGAATCCAGCCCGGTCCGGCAGGTGGCTAATAACCTGTCCACCAATTCCAACGAATTGGAGGTTCTGGTTGACCGTGGTGAACCGGACTCAGCGTGGGTGGCTGAAAAGGGCGACCGCGATCCGACTGCCGCTAGTTTCATGTCTCGGCATAAGATTGCGGTGCATGAACATTATGCGTATCCGAGCGTAACCCAGCAATTCCTGGAGGATAGCCGGCTCGACCTGGAGCAGTGGTTGCAGGACAAGATCGGAACCCGTTTCGGTCGGCAGGAAGCCGAATCCTTTATCAAGGGTGACGGCAACGGCAAGCCTCGCGGCATTCTGGATTACGACACCGTGCCGGATGGTGATTTCGAGTGGGGCGCTGATCCTGCCGATTACACCATCGGGGCGATCTATACCGGTGAATCGGGTGACTTCCCGAGCAACAATCCCGATAACGTGCTCTACGATGTTGTGGACGCGCTCAAGTCGGATTACCTGGGCAATGCACGGTTCATGATGAGCCGCGCCACGATGAACAAAATTCGGAAGCTGCGGGATGGTGACGACCGTGCCCTGCTCCAGATGAGCCTGGCGGAAGGTCGGCCCAACACGCTTCTTGGGTTCCCGGTGGTGATTGCCGAGGATATGCCGGACCCGGCTGCCGATTCCGAGTCGATCCTGTTCGGTGACTTCGGCCAGGCTTACACCATCGTTGACCGGATCGGAGTAAGCGTGCTGCGTGATCCCTACTCCCTGCCCGGATGGGTCCGCTGGTATGTGCGCAAGCGGATCGGTGGGGCGCTGACCAACCCCGAGGCCGTGAAGGCCGTGGTGTTCGGCGCTGAGCCGAGCTGATGAACACCGCCCGCTCCCGAGGCGGCAATATCGGGAGAGTTCCCCCCAGCCACCGGGGCGGCGCAGGCCGAGAGGGTGGACGCGGCAACGTCCTGGCCGTGTCTCAGAACAAGGGCGGGCGGTATGGTTCCACCGCTGCGAAGAAACGGACCCGCGCCCCCCGAGCGAGATGCTGCGGGGGGCATCTTTTTGTATGGAGGTGCAACCATGCTGACAGCCGAGGAACGTCTATGGGTGGCCGCACTGGCCCGGTATGTACAGGACGCACGCGCTCCCAGTGCCTACGGTGACGAGGGCGAGGCGCTGGCGGACCTGGAGGGCGATGCCGTGATACTGCGCCGCCTGGCGGAGCTGGCGGGCTATGACCCCGAGGCCACGGTGGTGGCGGTGAGGCGGGAGGTGTTGGGTGGTCCGCCTGAACATCCACCGGCGAAACCTGTCCGCCAGCCAGAAGGCCGCCATCGCCACCGAAGCGCTTGCCATGTATGAGGCGGAGGCGAAGGAGAGGCAGCGGGAGAGCGGAAGGTTTGCGGGTAAGGATGCTGAAGGGAACCCGGTTGTTCAGGTTCCGGAAATCTTGCCGGAACCTGAATCCGCACCAACGGCCAACAGCGAACGTGCGGCGGTAGCTGATGAGCCCACGGAACAGCCCAAGCCGTCCCGCTACGAGCAAGAATCCCGCGCCAAGGCCGCCGCAGACTTCGGCACCAATCCGCGCTATGTGTCGGATGCGAAGCGGCCTGAGAACAACGCGGCCACCATCTCCAGGTTGTCGAGATAGCGCTGATAGTCTGCGCGGGCTTGCTCGGTATCCGGGTTGTATCCGTAGTGCTGGCACCAGCGGACGAAGTCGGTGGGATTGTTCATGGCCTTGCTCCTATTCGTAGTGGATGAACAGGGAAGGCGGAGTATCAGGCGCTTTCAGGTTGGATGGCCGGGTGGTGTGATGCCCGTTTTTCCGTCTGTAAGCGCCTGATTTTCCTAGGTAGGTGGTGGAGCCGAGGGGAGTCGAACCCCTGACCTCAGCAGTGCGATTGCTGCGCTCTCCCAACTGAGCTACGGCCCCGGTGCAGCGCAAATCCTACCACCGCTGGCGTTAAGATAAAAGGGCGCCCATATGGGTGCGGCCGAATCGCGCCAGTAGCGCGGGGCGCGGCCCGTGCGCCGGTCGTGTTCGGCGTCCTCGTGAGCCTCGGACTGTGGTGCGGGCATCATGGATGCATACGCACCTTTTGAAGTTTGCAGGATCTGCCGGCGGCGAGCAGCTCGGGGAGTTTGATGTCGGGGTCTTGCTCGCCGGCCTGCACCATGCGCCGGGCGGCGGCCTCCAGTTCGGGGCTGGGCGTGGCCCAGTCGTGCTCCGGGATGGGTTCGGACCAGGCCTGGATCTCGGGGGGAATGGGTGCGCGGCTCTGGTGGTATTCCCAGGTGGCCAGCCGGAAGGGCAGCTTCCAGAAGGTGATCAGGTGGTAGAGGTACCAGAAGAAGACGAAGACCCGGCTGGTGAAGCCATCACGAAGGTCTTCGTGGAGTTTCTTGCGGGCGATCTCGAGGGTGTGGACGCCGTCGTAGGGGAGGTGCTCCCTGGGGTCGATGGGCAAGCCGGAGAAGGTTTTCGTGGGCCGTTCGAGCGTGCCCGGCCCGTGATCCATGTAGCGGCGGATGGCCTCCCACAGGCCCAGGGCCTCCTCGGGGAGCGAGGCGGGGAAGAGGGCGGTATAGGACTGTCCGGTTTCCGCGTCCTCGACGGTGAGGCCGAAGTTGTAGTGGGTCATGGCGCCGTAGGGGGTGGCGCCGCTGCTGGTGGCCATCCAGGCGGTGACGCGCTCGAACGGGGCGACGAGGGTTTGGCCGGTTTCGGGGTCGAAGCAGGCGACCTCCCGGCGCTGGCGATGGAAGCGCACCGGGGGATGCCGCCGGGCCTGCTTCATGCGGTCGACGAAGCCGTAGAGGAGGATCAGAAACAACAGGGTGCCGCCGAAAAGGCCGTAGGGGATGGAGACTATGGCGGCATAGAGGGCATTTGCCCAGAATGGTTCGCCATACACGAGTCCGGCCGCGCCGATAAGCATCGGTGCACCGAGCCCGATAAAGATCACGCCGATGAAGAAGGGCATGCCGATCATGACCTGGTGGGCTTGGGCGGTGTGGCGGCTGGAGTCCAGATCCAGGTAGGTCTGGTCGATGTGGACGAGGAACTGCTTCGGGTCCATGGGGCGCACCGGGAGCGGTAATGGCAGCGGCGCGAGGACCAGCGCCTCGCCGGTGGCGAAGCGGCGCACGTCCCCGGCCCGGGGATGTCCGGAGAGGTCGGGGGCTTCGTTGGTGGGGGCGGGCTTGCTCATGGTTTCCGTGGGGTCCGCTCGTTGTTGCCGTTGCCGTTGCCGTTGCCGCCGTCGTGGTCCGGGTGCCAGTCGGCGATGCCGGCGGCGAGCAGCTCGGGGAGTTTGATGTCGGGGGCTTGCTCGCCGGCCTGCACCATGCGCCGGGCGGCGGCCTCCAGTTCGGGGCTGGGCGTGGCCCAGTCGTGCTCCGGGATGGGTTCGGACCAGGCCTGGATCTCGGGGGGAATGGGCGCGCGGCTCCGGTGGTATTCCCAGGTGGCCAGCCGGAAGGGCAGCTTCCAGAAGGTGATCAGGTGGTAGAGGTACCAGAAGAAGACGAAGACCCGGCTGGTGAAGCCATCACGAAGGTCTTCGTGGAGTTTCTTGCGGGCGATCTCGAGGGTGTGGACGCCGTCGTAGGGGAGGTGCTCCCTGGGGTCGATGGGCAAGCCGGAGAAGGTTTTCGTGGGCCGTTCGAGCGTGCCCGGCCCGTGATCCATGTAGCGGCGGATGGCCTCCCACAGGCCCAGGGCCTCCTCGGGGAGCGAGGCGGGGAAGAGGGCGGTATAGGACTGTCCGGTTTCCGCGTCCTCGACGGTGAGGCCGAAGTTGTAGTGGGTCATGGCGCCGTAGGGGGTGGCGCCGCTGCTGGTGGCCATCCAGGCGGTGACGCGCTCGAACGGGGCGACGAGGGTCTGGCCGGTGTCGGGGTCGAAGCAGGCGACCTCCCGGCGCTGGCGATGGAAGCGCACCGGCGGATGCCGCCGGGCCTGCTTCATGCGGTGGAAAAAGCCGTGGAGGGCAATGAGAAACAACAGGGTGCCGCCGAAAAGGCCGTAGGGGATGGAGACAATGGCGGCATGCAGGGCGCTTGCCCAAAAGGTGTGGTCGGTCCCGAACGCGGTCGTGCCAATAAGCAACGGAAAACCGAGCCCGATAAAGATCACGCCGATGAAGAAGGGCACGCCGATCATGACCTGGTGGGCTTGGGCGGTGTGGCGGCTGGAGTCCAGATCCAGGTAGGTCTGGTCGATGTGGACGAGGAACTGCTTCGGGTCCATGGGGCGCACCGGGAGCGGTAATGGCAGCGGCGCGAGGACCAGCGCCTCGCCGGTGGCGAAGCGGCGCACGTCCCCGGCCCGGGGGTGTCCGGAGAGGTCGGGGGCTTCGTTGGTGGGGGCGGGCTTGCTCATGGTTTCTTCCCGGGTTGCAAGGGCACGGTCGGTGGGCTGCCGGTGGTCCACGCCCGCCCGGACAAGGGTTGGATGGGGCGTTCGGCCGAGCCGTCCTCTCGTCCGCCGGACAGGGCCTGGAAAAAGGTGGGCACCGGGTCGGGGTTGAGGGTGTCCAGGTGGAAGTGGACCTCCCGCTCCA
Encoded proteins:
- a CDS encoding phage major capsid protein is translated as MTHQVKEMVEGVARDFEGFKSRQDQALSDLGERVKRAETLAARKVGMTVDSGAGMGPETKAVREWLRGGDFDRKALSIEDDGQGVTVRSDWADQIFKRIRESSPVRQVANNLSTNSNELEVLVDRGEPDSAWVAEKGDRDPTAASFMSRHKIAVHEHYAYPSVTQQFLEDSRLDLEQWLQDKIGTRFGRQEAESFIKGDGNGKPRGILDYDTVPDGDFEWGADPADYTIGAIYTGESGDFPSNNPDNVLYDVVDALKSDYLGNARFMMSRATMNKIRKLRDGDDRALLQMSLAEGRPNTLLGFPVVIAEDMPDPAADSESILFGDFGQAYTIVDRIGVSVLRDPYSLPGWVRWYVRKRIGGALTNPEAVKAVVFGAEPS